The Astyanax mexicanus isolate ESR-SI-001 chromosome 8, AstMex3_surface, whole genome shotgun sequence sequence GAGAGCCATGCAGTATGTTTAAAACAAAATACAAGTAAATGTGTGCATTTTATGCAAGACCAACCAAGTACAATAAGTATCTGAATTCTTTTTAATAACATTGTTATGCTGTTGCTTACCAATGATGAATAAAGTACTTCTTACCATTTGACTTCTGTATTTTATTGCTAACAATATTGTAAATTGATGCGTAAAATTAATCATGTAACCATGAGATTTTGGATCTTTCTTAATTTGACAAATTCATGTGACAGTATTTGTTAAATAGCAGGCTTAAAATCAAGGATGCAACCCAGTAGAACAGTTATGTAATGGGTAGTTCAGGCTCTGAAATCCAATAGCTTTAAGAGTATGCTTGCCTATTGATTTTAGAATGAAAGGAtcattttcaatgtttttcattttatttttgcaaagtctagtaaaatagtaaaagttcCAAAAACAATCTTCTCATACTGTACATCTGTATTCACCCCACTTAAAAACTTTTCCCAGCTGCATGTTTAAGTGCAAAGACTGCGAAATTAGTCTTGTTTATCTGGATGTGGTGCAGTATGTAAGATGTTGAATACAAATAGTTAGATAGCTGATATTACTTTATAAATGTGGTACCTTTTTGTCTGTTTCTAACCTCATCATATCGTCCAGCTCTAGCTGAAACAAAGCGTATGGTTTTGTGTAGTGAAacctttttcaaagtaacttaatgttttttttttctgtctagtACAAACACCGAGTGAAATTGTCTGCCGCTACAGATCCATCCTCAAAACCTTGCCAAAGACAAAGACCATGACCAAAGCGTTCCAGAAGCACGGCATTGACAGAAACACTGTGGTGTGCACTTCAGCGCTTGGAGAGCTCGCTATTGCAGCTCCTGAGGTCTATGAGGAGACACTGGCCAAGAGATCTACTGGAGAGACAGTGCTGGCATTTGCTAAGCGGTGTGAGGCTGCTATTCAGAAAGATGAAGAATTAAAAGACAAAATAGAAATCATGAAAGCTAAGGGTACCCTCCTCCCCATGAGGAGAAACAAACCTGTTTAATGGTTATGTACACTTGATTGTGTTTAAAGTGTATTGGGCACACTGGTTCAAGTTTGagtgaaaaagaaaaatcagtaCATACATACATCAGTATGTGAGGTATATTTTTAGTTTCTTTAGGTTTTGTTTAGATTTTGATTAGGATTCTTTGTTTAGGAAGACATAGACCTTgtgaagattaagattaagatttgaTTTGATGATTAAGAGACTTTAAAGACTTATTTAATTTGAGTATtggtcaattttatttattttaaatacattttatttatatttttatttcaaatacattttatttatacaatttaaatACCATGCTAAAAGGTCTATGCATGTTTAGTTATGACAGTTTAAATTTGAGTGCCCTTTACACTCAGGAGTAATGTGTAAATAAAACTTAAGTTTTCTTATTTCTGTTGTCattgcatttttattgtttaaatgtgaCTGACTGATTACTCATGTGTTTTACACTTCAAAAATGGCTCccttttagtggttataagtgtttgtaactcattaacaaatagtgaagtgttttacacttcaaAAAtggctcctatttagtggttataagtgtttgtaactcattaacaaatagtgaagtgttttacactttaaaataaggctcctatgtagtggttataagtgtttgtaactcattaataaatagtgaggtgttatacactttaaaataaggctcctatttagcggttataagtgtttgtaactcattaacaaatagtgaagtgttttacactttaaaataaggctcctatgtagtggttataagtgtttgtaactcattaataaatagtgaggtgttatacactttaaaataaggctcctatttagcggttataagtgtttgtaactcattaacaaatagTGAGGTGttatacactttaaaataaggctcctgtttagtggttataagtgtttgtaactcattaataaatagtgaagtgttttacactttacaataaggctcctgtttagtggttataagtgtttgtaactcattaataaatagtgacgtgtttacactttacaataaggctcccttttagtggttataagtgtttgtaactcattaataaatagtgaagtgttttacactttacaataaggctcctgtttagtggttataagtgtttgtaaatcattaataaatagtgaggtgttatacactttaaaataaggctcctgtttagtggttataagtgtttgtaactcattaataaatagtgaagtgttttacactttaaaataaggctcctgtttagtggttataagtgtttgtaactc is a genomic window containing:
- the LOC125803961 gene encoding coiled-coil domain-containing protein 106-like: MQESMDNKVTVNDSETSNTSSMSSSSSSSSSTPKKRKSKKKHSKAAKKHKREHKTFRQRVQTPSEIVCRYRSILKTLPKTKTMTKAFQKHGIDRNTVVCTSALGELAIAAPEVYEETLAKRSTGETVLAFAKRCEAAIQKDEELKDKIEIMKAKGTLLPMRRNKPV